The proteins below are encoded in one region of Phytoactinopolyspora mesophila:
- a CDS encoding carboxyl transferase domain-containing protein: protein MAEDHAADVAAAHEATLKPTEAAAAKLASQGKLYVRDRLALLFDEGTFVEDGQLANAQANGLPADGVVTGRGLVEGRPALVVANDPTVKAGSWGARTVEKIVRVTELALRDELPVFWFIDSAGARITDQVQLFPGRRGAGRIFHNQVALSGKVPQICCLFGPSAAGGAYIPSFCDVVIMVEGNASMYLGSPRMAEMVVGERVTLEEMGGARMHATVSGCGDNLAVDDPDAIEQAKVFFSYLPSSWRSHPPSYASGAPARDFTADLVPADDAIGYDIHEVIASILDQDSFFELKPLFASELVTGFGLLEGQVVGVVANQPAVKGGVLFVDSADKAARFILLCDAFNIPLIYLADVPGFMIGSAVERQGIIRHGAKMITAVSEATVPTVSVIVRKAYGAGLYAMCGPGFGPDACLALPTAKIAVMGPEAAINAVYFNKIAAIEDEAERAAYVEGLRLEYEADIDILRLASDLVIDAIIEPDRLRDELVARLAAAAHKDRSFSDRRHGVPPV from the coding sequence GTGGCCGAGGACCACGCCGCCGATGTCGCGGCGGCCCACGAGGCGACCCTGAAGCCAACGGAAGCGGCCGCCGCCAAGCTGGCGTCCCAGGGAAAGCTCTATGTGCGAGACCGCCTGGCGTTGCTCTTCGACGAGGGCACGTTCGTTGAAGATGGTCAACTAGCCAATGCACAGGCCAATGGGCTTCCTGCCGACGGCGTGGTGACTGGGCGAGGGCTTGTCGAGGGGCGCCCGGCGCTCGTCGTCGCCAACGACCCCACGGTGAAGGCCGGCTCCTGGGGCGCGCGCACGGTGGAGAAGATCGTCCGGGTCACCGAACTGGCCCTGCGGGACGAGCTACCAGTGTTCTGGTTCATCGACTCCGCAGGAGCCCGGATCACTGATCAGGTACAGCTGTTCCCAGGGCGCCGCGGGGCCGGCCGGATCTTCCACAACCAGGTCGCGCTGTCCGGGAAAGTTCCGCAGATCTGTTGCTTGTTCGGCCCCAGCGCGGCCGGCGGCGCGTACATCCCGTCGTTCTGTGACGTCGTCATCATGGTCGAGGGCAACGCCTCGATGTATCTCGGGTCGCCGCGGATGGCCGAGATGGTCGTCGGCGAGCGCGTCACCCTGGAGGAGATGGGTGGCGCGCGGATGCACGCCACCGTGTCTGGCTGCGGCGACAACCTCGCTGTGGACGACCCCGACGCCATCGAACAGGCGAAGGTGTTCTTCTCGTACCTCCCGTCCTCGTGGCGCAGCCACCCGCCGTCCTATGCCTCCGGAGCGCCGGCCCGGGATTTCACCGCCGATCTCGTCCCGGCAGACGACGCGATCGGCTATGACATCCACGAGGTGATCGCCTCGATCCTGGATCAGGATTCCTTCTTCGAGCTTAAGCCGTTGTTCGCGAGCGAGCTCGTGACCGGATTCGGTCTTCTGGAGGGGCAGGTCGTCGGCGTCGTCGCCAACCAGCCGGCGGTCAAGGGCGGGGTTCTGTTCGTCGATTCCGCGGACAAGGCCGCTCGATTCATCTTGCTGTGCGATGCCTTCAATATCCCGTTGATTTACCTGGCTGACGTGCCCGGATTCATGATCGGGTCCGCCGTGGAGCGACAGGGCATCATCCGGCACGGTGCCAAGATGATCACCGCTGTGTCTGAGGCGACGGTGCCGACGGTCTCGGTGATCGTGCGCAAGGCGTATGGGGCTGGGCTGTACGCGATGTGCGGGCCGGGGTTCGGCCCGGATGCCTGCTTGGCGTTGCCCACGGCCAAGATCGCGGTGATGGGCCCGGAAGCGGCGATCAACGCGGTCTACTTCAACAAGATCGCCGCCATTGAAGACGAAGCCGAACGGGCGGCCTACGTCGAAGGGCTTCGCCTCGAATACGAGGCCGACATCGACATTCTGCGGCTGGCGTCGGATCTCGTCATCGATGCCATCATCGAGCCGGATCGGCTGCGCGACGAACTCGTTGCCCGGCTGGCGGCGGCGGCGCACAAGGACCGGAGCTTCTCCGACCGCCGCCACGGCGTCCCGCCAGTCTGA
- a CDS encoding ABC transporter substrate-binding protein: MRTTRSLQAAGLVAASALVLAACGGDDNGGQATGDDGGQATSGGTLSLWHYEGENSAMGIAWDEAMRIFEEETGATVEFEEKSFEQIRQTANMVLNTSEAPDILEYNKGNASAGLLASQGLLTDISDAVAEYGWDEQLAPSVQTTARYDENGVMGDGAWYGIPNYGEFVMLYFNEDLFAEHGVAIPETYDDLVAAMDEFVANDVTPLAMSGAEYPAGQLFYELALSQADRQFVNDYQLYENPVDFSGAALSYGAETFSEWVQAGYIGDYSAGLSAEDMGTAFIAGDYPMLYSGSWWYGRFVDEIDGFDWSIDTFPGSDLHPGSSGNLWVVPTASENKDLAYQFIEITMRPEIQALLGNNGGVPVDADPDDITDEKSEELITVFNEISDADGLAFYPDWPVPGFYDDLVGALQQLINQNATPAEVLEQLQLAYESGLDNVPN; this comes from the coding sequence ATGCGAACAACCCGATCCTTGCAGGCTGCCGGCCTTGTGGCCGCGAGTGCGCTGGTTCTTGCCGCGTGCGGTGGCGACGACAACGGCGGCCAGGCCACCGGCGACGACGGCGGCCAGGCCACTTCTGGCGGCACATTGAGCCTGTGGCACTACGAGGGTGAGAACAGCGCTATGGGCATCGCCTGGGACGAGGCCATGCGCATCTTCGAGGAAGAGACTGGTGCGACGGTCGAGTTCGAGGAGAAGTCCTTCGAGCAGATCCGGCAGACCGCCAACATGGTTCTCAACACCTCCGAGGCGCCGGACATCCTCGAATACAACAAGGGCAACGCGAGTGCCGGCCTGCTCGCCTCCCAGGGGCTGCTGACCGACATCTCCGACGCCGTGGCGGAGTACGGCTGGGACGAGCAACTCGCGCCCAGCGTGCAGACCACCGCCCGGTACGACGAGAACGGCGTGATGGGCGACGGTGCCTGGTACGGCATTCCGAACTACGGCGAGTTCGTCATGCTCTATTTCAACGAGGACCTCTTCGCGGAGCACGGCGTCGCCATCCCGGAGACCTACGATGACCTCGTGGCCGCGATGGACGAGTTCGTCGCCAACGACGTGACGCCCCTGGCGATGTCCGGCGCGGAGTACCCAGCCGGTCAGTTGTTCTACGAACTCGCGCTCAGCCAGGCCGACCGGCAGTTCGTGAACGACTACCAGCTGTACGAGAACCCGGTGGACTTCTCCGGCGCGGCGCTGAGCTACGGCGCCGAGACGTTCAGTGAGTGGGTCCAGGCAGGTTACATCGGTGATTACTCCGCCGGTCTGTCCGCCGAAGACATGGGCACCGCCTTCATCGCCGGCGACTACCCGATGCTGTACTCGGGCTCGTGGTGGTACGGCCGGTTCGTCGACGAGATCGACGGCTTCGACTGGAGCATCGACACCTTCCCAGGCTCGGATCTGCACCCCGGCTCGAGCGGGAACCTCTGGGTTGTCCCCACGGCCTCGGAGAACAAGGACCTCGCCTACCAGTTCATCGAGATCACGATGCGGCCGGAGATCCAGGCGCTGCTCGGCAACAATGGCGGAGTGCCGGTCGACGCGGACCCTGATGACATCACCGACGAGAAGAGCGAAGAGCTGATCACGGTGTTCAACGAGATCAGCGACGCCGACGGACTGGCCTTCTACCCGGACTGGCCGGTGCCGGGCTTCTACGACGACCTCGTGGGTGCGCTCCAGCAGTTGATCAACCAGAACGCGACGCCGGCGGAGGTGCTGGAACAACTGCAGCTTGCCTACGAATCTGGCCTCGACAACGTTCCTAACTAG
- a CDS encoding LacI family DNA-binding transcriptional regulator, protein MATMHDVAKLAGVSVSTVSYALTGARPVSEKTRARVQVAMDELGYQPNAIARSLASRRTRIIAMLFPSIERGLSGTALEFVTAAAETARERGYHLVLWPIGDDEVGETRALIHQHLADGVLVMEVRLDDPRVGLLRESRTPFTLIGRTADSEALDYADIDFEATVRDALEHIVGLGHRHIALLSHSKTSHDAGYGPTVRVGEAFSRYMAEHGLGTVIYHCDDSADAGRAAVNELFDTNPEITALVTMNDSATLGAVAELLESGRRIPDDISVLSIVSSPRVGALSHPRLTTMSAPGPELGRLGVTSLIDRIESGDRAILHELVPCRLDLQATTGVPPDRAPYRRPRTANPS, encoded by the coding sequence ATGGCCACGATGCATGACGTAGCGAAGCTCGCCGGTGTCTCTGTCAGCACGGTGTCTTACGCGCTGACCGGTGCGCGGCCGGTCTCCGAGAAGACGCGGGCGCGGGTCCAGGTCGCCATGGACGAGCTCGGCTACCAGCCGAATGCGATCGCGCGGAGTCTGGCCAGCCGCCGGACGCGCATCATCGCGATGCTCTTCCCGTCCATCGAACGCGGGCTGTCCGGCACGGCGCTCGAGTTCGTCACGGCTGCGGCCGAGACCGCCCGGGAGCGTGGATACCACCTGGTGTTGTGGCCTATCGGCGACGACGAGGTCGGGGAGACCCGCGCGCTCATCCACCAGCACCTGGCCGATGGCGTGCTGGTCATGGAGGTCCGCCTGGACGACCCCCGGGTAGGCCTGCTCCGGGAGAGCCGTACGCCGTTCACGCTGATCGGGCGCACGGCTGACTCCGAGGCACTCGATTACGCGGACATCGACTTCGAGGCCACGGTCCGCGACGCTCTTGAGCACATCGTCGGGCTCGGGCACCGGCACATCGCGCTGCTCAGCCATTCCAAGACCAGCCATGACGCCGGGTACGGGCCGACTGTCCGGGTCGGGGAAGCGTTCAGCCGGTACATGGCCGAGCATGGTCTGGGCACGGTCATCTACCACTGTGACGACTCCGCGGATGCCGGGCGGGCCGCGGTGAACGAGCTGTTCGACACCAACCCGGAGATCACCGCGCTGGTGACGATGAACGACTCGGCGACATTGGGTGCTGTCGCCGAACTACTGGAAAGCGGCCGGCGGATCCCGGACGACATCTCGGTCTTGTCGATCGTGTCCTCGCCCCGAGTGGGGGCGTTGAGCCATCCCCGGTTGACGACGATGTCCGCGCCCGGTCCCGAACTGGGGCGGCTCGGGGTGACATCGCTGATCGATCGGATCGAGAGCGGCGACCGCGCGATCTTGCACGAGCTCGTCCCCTGCAGGCTCGACCTGCAGGCCACTACCGGCGTGCCCCCGGACCGAGCGCCGTACCGAAGACCAAGAACAGCCAACCCGTCATAA
- a CDS encoding MerR family transcriptional regulator, giving the protein MGERTWTITELAAEFGVTSRTIRFYEEQGLLTPTREGTRRVFDNGDRVRLELVLRGKRLGFTLAEIKKIVGMYATGAGERGQLIYLLQQISQRRAELEARLQDISAILSEFDELERRCRADLMRLQASEV; this is encoded by the coding sequence ATGGGCGAGCGCACGTGGACCATCACTGAGCTCGCCGCCGAGTTCGGGGTCACTTCGCGGACCATCCGCTTCTACGAGGAGCAAGGGCTGCTGACCCCGACGCGCGAGGGCACCCGGCGAGTCTTCGACAACGGCGATCGGGTCCGGCTCGAGCTCGTGCTGCGTGGCAAGCGGCTCGGCTTCACCCTGGCGGAGATCAAGAAGATCGTCGGAATGTACGCCACCGGCGCCGGCGAGCGGGGCCAGCTCATCTATCTCCTCCAGCAGATCTCGCAACGCCGGGCCGAGCTGGAGGCCAGGCTCCAGGACATCTCGGCCATCCTGTCCGAGTTCGACGAGCTGGAGCGGCGCTGCCGAGCCGATCTCATGCGCCTTCAAGCGTCCGAGGTATGA
- a CDS encoding acyl-CoA dehydrogenase family protein: protein MAFELSAEHQTFRTVVRDFAEAEIGPYAAEWDREHHFPVDVVRAMGQLGLFGLTAPEEYGGAGGDLTSLCVAIEEIGRVDQSLGITLEAAVGLGITPILAYGTAEQKQYWLPDLVAGRALAGFGLTEPGSGSDAGATSTKAVLDGDEWVIDGAKQFITNSGTEITSCVTVTARTGQTASGHPEISAIIVPSGTPGFTVEPAYDKLGWHASDTHPLTFSGARVPADHLLGTRGEGFGQFLATLDDGRIAIAALAVGCIRAMVDASVPYANERTAFGVPIGSKQAVAFQIADLQVMAEAAQLLTYKAAALRDNGAPRAAVKQAAAVAKLYSTESAVTATRIATQVHGGYGFMEEYPVARFYRDAKILEIGEGTSEIQRLLIARGMGLPVE from the coding sequence ATGGCGTTCGAGCTCTCCGCGGAGCACCAGACGTTCCGCACGGTGGTCCGGGACTTCGCTGAGGCGGAGATCGGCCCGTACGCAGCAGAATGGGACCGGGAACATCACTTCCCGGTGGACGTGGTGCGCGCCATGGGTCAACTCGGGCTGTTCGGCCTGACCGCGCCGGAGGAGTACGGCGGTGCCGGAGGTGATCTCACCAGCCTGTGTGTGGCCATCGAAGAGATCGGGCGGGTAGATCAGTCCTTGGGAATCACCCTCGAGGCCGCTGTCGGGCTGGGCATCACACCGATCCTCGCGTACGGGACGGCCGAGCAGAAGCAATACTGGCTCCCTGACCTCGTAGCCGGCCGTGCGCTAGCCGGATTCGGGCTGACGGAGCCCGGTTCGGGCTCGGACGCCGGCGCGACGTCGACCAAAGCCGTCTTGGACGGCGACGAATGGGTCATCGATGGCGCCAAGCAGTTCATCACCAACTCCGGCACGGAGATCACTTCGTGTGTGACGGTCACCGCCCGGACCGGGCAGACCGCGTCTGGGCACCCGGAGATATCAGCGATCATCGTTCCCTCGGGGACACCGGGCTTCACGGTTGAACCGGCTTACGACAAGCTCGGCTGGCACGCATCCGACACACATCCGTTGACGTTCAGCGGTGCTCGCGTGCCTGCGGACCACTTGCTCGGCACCCGAGGCGAGGGGTTCGGCCAGTTCCTGGCCACGCTCGACGACGGCCGGATCGCCATCGCCGCGCTCGCTGTCGGGTGCATCCGGGCGATGGTCGATGCCTCAGTGCCCTACGCGAACGAGAGAACCGCATTCGGGGTGCCCATCGGCAGCAAGCAGGCGGTGGCGTTCCAGATCGCGGATCTGCAGGTCATGGCCGAGGCGGCACAGTTGCTCACCTACAAGGCGGCGGCGTTGCGTGACAACGGCGCGCCCCGCGCGGCGGTGAAGCAGGCCGCAGCCGTCGCGAAGCTGTACTCCACCGAGTCCGCGGTCACCGCCACTCGCATCGCCACCCAAGTGCATGGTGGATACGGTTTTATGGAGGAGTACCCGGTCGCTCGTTTCTACCGTGACGCGAAGATTCTGGAGATCGGTGAGGGAACCAGCGAGATCCAGCGGCTGCTCATTGCCCGGGGCATGGGCCTGCCGGTCGAGTAG